One Chryseobacterium sp. StRB126 genomic region harbors:
- a CDS encoding ribonuclease H-like YkuK family protein: protein METQQQTWQNMNGKIFRHSITQLVEEAIIREQANGHRLKVCVGSDSHVYGEAINYATAVVLIREGKGAFTFIRKEREIQTISIKERMLNEVNKSVEIAYAICAVLDTYGVEMEVHADINTDPDFKSNVALKDAMGYILGMGYVFKAKPFAFASSNCADMMV from the coding sequence ATGGAAACGCAACAACAAACATGGCAGAATATGAATGGAAAAATTTTCCGACATTCTATCACACAGCTGGTAGAAGAAGCCATTATCCGCGAACAGGCAAACGGACATCGTCTGAAAGTATGTGTGGGATCAGACTCTCACGTATATGGAGAAGCTATTAATTATGCTACGGCAGTAGTATTGATTCGTGAGGGAAAAGGAGCGTTTACCTTTATCAGAAAAGAAAGAGAAATACAGACCATCAGTATCAAGGAACGAATGCTGAATGAAGTCAACAAATCCGTTGAAATTGCTTACGCGATTTGTGCTGTATTGGACACTTATGGAGTAGAAATGGAGGTACACGCAGACATTAATACCGATCCGGATTTTAAATCTAATGTAGCATTAAAAGATGCCATGGGATACATTCTGGGAATGGGCTATGTGTTTAAAGCAAAACCTTTTGCCTTCGCAAGTTCCAATTGTGCCGATATGATGGTGTAA
- a CDS encoding VOC family protein: protein MKIEHIAFWVKDLEKTRAFYQKYFGAVSNEKYENPIKDFQSYFLSFENGCRLEIMTRPDISESGNSYESQQFGIIHFAFSTGSKEKVNELTEILRKDGYTIAAEPRTTGDGYYESVILDPENNIIEIVA from the coding sequence ATGAAAATAGAACATATTGCTTTTTGGGTAAAAGATCTTGAGAAAACCAGAGCATTTTACCAGAAATACTTTGGAGCTGTTTCCAATGAAAAATATGAGAATCCGATCAAAGATTTTCAATCTTATTTTCTCAGCTTCGAGAATGGTTGCCGCCTTGAAATCATGACCCGACCAGATATTTCAGAAAGTGGAAATTCCTACGAATCCCAACAGTTCGGGATCATTCATTTTGCCTTCTCCACAGGAAGTAAGGAAAAAGTAAATGAACTTACAGAAATCTTAAGAAAAGATGGCTATACCATTGCCGCTGAACCCAGAACAACCGGTGATGGGTATTATGAAAGCGTTATCCTCGATCCGGAAAACAACATCATTGAAATAGTAGCCTAA
- a CDS encoding AAA family ATPase, with protein sequence MMQNIKTLNTVLNYVKDTFVGKNDVVDLLGICLLARENAFLYGPPGTAKSAIVRTLAKTVKDGKNFEYLLTRFTEPNEIFGPFDIRKLKEGELLTNTEGMMPEASMVFLDEIFNANSAILNSLLMALNEKIFKRGKETKHLPALMFVGASNVLPEDEALNALFDRFLVRINVDYVNPELLQQVLLAGRKLENEEETEVPEIHAHEIRELQNLCKTIDLKPIYEVYLNTIMSLRNTGIAISDRRAVKLQNLIAASALICGRNEAVLSDLWVLKHIWDTEEQIEILEGIINRTIEKDDHPNSHPQAMQNKTPNPEEVMKDVKILMDKWNQGQLSFEEQNVIKDKLRYLQTRCDWIRNFEQKQYIQQEIESLWQKILQTI encoded by the coding sequence ATGATGCAGAATATCAAAACACTCAATACGGTTCTTAACTATGTAAAAGATACTTTTGTAGGTAAGAATGATGTCGTAGATTTGCTGGGAATCTGTCTTCTGGCAAGAGAGAATGCCTTTTTATACGGTCCTCCCGGAACTGCAAAGTCGGCCATTGTCAGAACTTTAGCTAAGACTGTAAAAGACGGGAAGAATTTCGAATACCTTTTAACCCGTTTTACAGAACCGAATGAAATATTTGGGCCTTTTGATATCAGAAAATTAAAAGAAGGAGAACTTTTGACCAATACGGAAGGAATGATGCCGGAAGCTTCTATGGTTTTTCTGGATGAGATCTTCAATGCCAATTCCGCTATTTTGAATTCCCTTTTGATGGCTCTTAACGAAAAGATCTTCAAAAGAGGAAAAGAAACAAAGCATTTACCTGCGTTAATGTTCGTGGGAGCAAGTAATGTTCTTCCTGAAGATGAAGCCCTGAATGCATTATTCGACCGTTTTCTGGTAAGAATCAATGTGGATTATGTGAATCCTGAACTCTTACAACAAGTACTTTTAGCAGGAAGAAAGCTGGAAAATGAAGAAGAAACAGAAGTTCCGGAAATTCATGCCCATGAGATCAGAGAATTGCAGAACCTGTGTAAAACAATAGATTTAAAACCTATATACGAAGTCTATCTGAATACCATCATGAGTCTGCGAAATACAGGAATTGCCATTTCGGATCGTAGAGCTGTGAAACTTCAGAATCTCATCGCTGCAAGTGCTCTGATTTGTGGAAGAAATGAAGCTGTTCTTTCAGACCTTTGGGTTTTAAAACATATCTGGGACACAGAAGAACAGATTGAAATTCTGGAAGGAATCATTAACCGAACCATTGAAAAAGACGATCACCCGAATTCTCATCCACAAGCCATGCAGAATAAAACTCCCAATCCGGAAGAAGTGATGAAGGATGTAAAAATCCTTATGGATAAATGGAATCAGGGGCAGCTAAGCTTTGAGGAACAAAACGTAATCAAAGATAAATTAAGATACCTGCAGACACGTTGCGACTGGATCAGAAATTTTGAACAAAAACAATACATTCAACAGGAAATTGAAAGCTTATGGCAGAAAATTCTTCAGACAATATAA
- a CDS encoding 3'-5' exonuclease — protein MKTTENILIIDLEATCWENRPPRGQESEIIEIGVCIMNAKTGKISKNEGILIKPQYSKVSPFCTELTTLTQNMLDSEGIMLDDAFDILRAEYDSEELTWASYGNYDLNMLQDQARRFYLDYPLHDDHINVKTLFGQIHPTVRKSVGMQRALNELGFKLDGTHHRGVDDARNIAKILHWCLQNN, from the coding sequence ATGAAAACAACAGAAAATATACTCATTATAGACCTTGAAGCCACGTGTTGGGAAAACCGCCCACCGAGAGGTCAGGAAAGCGAGATCATAGAAATCGGGGTGTGTATTATGAATGCAAAAACCGGTAAGATCTCCAAAAATGAAGGGATTTTAATAAAACCTCAATATTCAAAAGTAAGCCCGTTTTGTACGGAACTTACCACCCTTACCCAAAATATGCTGGATAGTGAGGGCATTATGCTGGATGATGCATTTGATATTCTGAGAGCAGAATACGATTCAGAAGAGCTAACCTGGGCAAGCTATGGAAACTATGATCTGAATATGCTTCAGGACCAGGCCAGAAGATTTTATCTGGATTATCCTTTACATGACGATCATATCAATGTGAAAACATTATTTGGGCAGATTCATCCTACTGTAAGAAAAAGTGTAGGAATGCAGAGAGCACTCAATGAACTTGGGTTTAAGCTTGATGGCACGCATCACAGAGGTGTTGATGATGCCAGAAATATTGCCAAAATTTTGCATTGGTGTCTGCAGAATAATTAA
- a CDS encoding cyclic-phosphate processing receiver domain-containing protein, protein MKITKRLLFLDDIRYPIEAYRYTKQDIFLRKDWHIVRNYDQFVNRILEKGLPEMISFDHDLADEHYLKPDAKEFVEKTGYDCAKWLVEYCMDNDLDLPRFYSHSMNPVGKENIEKLLKNFKKL, encoded by the coding sequence ATGAAAATAACCAAAAGACTATTGTTTCTGGATGATATAAGATACCCGATTGAAGCGTATCGTTATACCAAACAGGACATATTTCTCAGAAAAGACTGGCATATTGTTCGGAATTACGATCAGTTTGTCAACAGGATTCTGGAAAAAGGACTTCCGGAAATGATTTCTTTTGATCATGACCTAGCAGATGAGCATTATCTGAAACCAGATGCAAAAGAATTTGTTGAGAAAACAGGTTATGATTGTGCCAAATGGCTGGTAGAATATTGTATGGATAACGATTTAGACTTACCGAGATTCTACTCTCACTCCATGAACCCTGTAGGAAAGGAGAATATTGAAAAACTTTTAAAAAACTTTAAAAAATTGTAA
- the deoD gene encoding purine-nucleoside phosphorylase encodes MSIHISAKKGEIAKVVLQPGDPLRAQYIAENYLENAKLVSKTRGILYYTGLYKGKEITVGASGMGFPSIGIYSFELYTEYEVDTIIRIGTCGAYNTDLKLFDILNIENAASESTYAKYAWGIEEDILSHQGNIFNTINETAKELSIDAKAINIHSSDIFYRKDPNTPEIATRYNCPAVEMEAFGLFANAKHLGKNAATILTVTDIIPTHEKISADERETALKPMMELALESAIKSL; translated from the coding sequence ATGAGTATTCACATCAGTGCAAAAAAAGGAGAAATTGCTAAAGTAGTATTGCAGCCGGGGGATCCGCTTCGTGCACAGTATATTGCTGAAAATTATTTAGAAAATGCAAAACTGGTAAGCAAAACCAGAGGTATCCTTTATTATACAGGTCTTTACAAAGGTAAGGAAATCACTGTAGGAGCCAGCGGAATGGGATTCCCAAGTATCGGGATCTATTCTTTTGAGTTATATACAGAATATGAAGTAGATACAATCATCAGAATCGGAACATGCGGGGCTTACAATACAGACCTTAAGCTTTTTGATATTTTAAATATTGAAAATGCCGCCAGCGAAAGTACATATGCTAAATATGCATGGGGAATTGAAGAAGACATTCTTTCTCACCAGGGAAATATCTTCAATACGATCAATGAAACTGCTAAAGAATTATCTATAGATGCTAAAGCGATTAATATCCACAGCAGTGATATTTTCTACAGAAAAGATCCTAACACTCCTGAAATTGCAACAAGATATAACTGTCCTGCGGTAGAAATGGAAGCTTTCGGATTGTTTGCAAATGCTAAGCACTTAGGTAAAAATGCAGCTACGATTCTAACGGTAACTGACATTATCCCAACTCATGAAAAAATTTCTGCTGACGAAAGAGAAACTGCTTTGAAGCCAATGATGGAATTGGCATTAGAGTCTGCTATCAAGAGTTTATAA
- a CDS encoding 3'-5' exonuclease gives MKTTNQIIIVDLEATCWENDRIPIGQKVDIIEMGICKLDLISNTISQKQSIYVIPERSEINSFCTKLTGITPQLIEEKGIYFEEACEKIRDEYNPELLTWAGYGNFDREQIIEQSDWLGIENPFSEQYLDVMYEFKRHFRLYKSMGLKRALDYLKMDFEGNHHSGADDAYNTAKILNKILE, from the coding sequence ATGAAAACAACTAATCAAATCATAATTGTCGATTTGGAAGCTACCTGTTGGGAAAACGACAGGATTCCAATCGGACAGAAAGTCGATATTATCGAAATGGGAATTTGTAAACTGGATCTGATATCCAATACCATTTCACAAAAACAAAGCATTTATGTTATTCCCGAAAGATCAGAAATCAATAGCTTTTGTACAAAGCTAACGGGAATTACACCGCAATTGATAGAAGAGAAAGGAATCTATTTTGAAGAAGCCTGTGAGAAGATCAGGGATGAATACAATCCTGAATTGCTCACCTGGGCCGGATACGGAAACTTCGACAGAGAGCAGATCATCGAACAAAGTGATTGGCTTGGAATAGAAAATCCTTTTTCAGAACAATACCTGGATGTAATGTACGAATTCAAAAGACATTTCAGATTATATAAATCTATGGGACTGAAAAGAGCCCTGGATTATCTGAAAATGGATTTCGAGGGAAATCATCATAGCGGAGCAGACGATGCTTATAACACAGCCAAAATTCTCAATAAGATTTTGGAGTAA
- a CDS encoding RNA ligase, Rnl2 family produces the protein MIFKTYNSIENAYQTRMIDQIRMQGFWDEVFIVQEKVHGANFSFFTDGKEIKIAKRTAFIEKEEKFYNAHQILEQYRKNVINLFQKVKTIYPNVETVVIYGELFGGGYKHKEVEPVKDAIKVQKGIEYAPYNDFYAFDIKLNGVTYLDTDIINSIFEETGFFYAKTLFQGTLEEALRFPNVFNSKIPTWLGLPELNNMCEGTIIKTLKTRYFGNGARVILKNKNEKWIEKSKMVRKQEKTVQKTVHFSETAQNIWEEIQKYVTANRLNNVMSKIGEFEPKMIGKVIGLFAQDILEDFEKDFPSVFTTIEKDEQKRINKKLNSAVIDCVKEELMTLKV, from the coding sequence ATGATTTTCAAAACATATAACTCTATAGAAAATGCTTACCAAACCCGCATGATCGATCAGATCAGGATGCAGGGCTTTTGGGATGAGGTTTTCATCGTGCAGGAAAAAGTTCACGGGGCTAATTTCTCTTTCTTTACCGACGGAAAGGAAATTAAGATCGCCAAAAGAACAGCTTTCATTGAAAAAGAAGAGAAATTTTACAATGCACATCAGATTTTGGAACAATACAGAAAAAATGTAATTAATTTGTTTCAAAAAGTGAAAACAATATACCCGAATGTTGAAACAGTAGTCATCTACGGTGAATTGTTCGGTGGCGGTTACAAACATAAAGAAGTAGAACCCGTAAAAGATGCTATAAAAGTGCAAAAAGGTATTGAATATGCACCTTACAACGATTTTTATGCATTCGACATTAAGTTGAATGGGGTTACTTATTTAGATACGGATATCATCAACTCAATTTTTGAAGAGACAGGGTTTTTCTATGCAAAAACCTTATTTCAAGGAACTTTAGAAGAAGCTTTGAGATTTCCTAATGTTTTCAATTCTAAAATCCCAACATGGTTAGGACTACCAGAATTGAATAATATGTGTGAAGGAACTATTATTAAGACTTTAAAAACCAGATATTTCGGGAACGGAGCCAGAGTCATTCTAAAAAATAAGAATGAAAAATGGATCGAAAAGTCTAAAATGGTTAGAAAACAGGAAAAAACAGTTCAGAAAACAGTTCATTTTAGCGAAACAGCTCAAAATATCTGGGAGGAAATCCAAAAATATGTAACGGCAAACAGGTTAAATAATGTTATGAGCAAAATTGGTGAATTTGAACCCAAAATGATAGGGAAAGTCATAGGCCTTTTTGCACAGGACATTTTAGAAGATTTTGAAAAAGATTTTCCGTCAGTTTTCACTACAATAGAAAAAGATGAGCAGAAAAGGATCAACAAAAAATTGAATTCTGCAGTCATAGATTGTGTAAAAGAAGAGTTGATGACTCTTAAAGTTTAG
- a CDS encoding metallophosphoesterase family protein gives MKPNIFFTADHHFGHENIIKFSERPFESPEQMNEELIKRWNERINPGDTVYHLGDFSLGKPDFTKEILDQLNGNIHLIKGNHEGAALTYPKRFASIRDYHELKIDEPDNSNGKQKIILFHYAMRTWNGSHRGVWQLYGHSHGTLQDDEMALSFDVGVDCHNFYPISYEEVKEIMKKKKWTPPFGPRE, from the coding sequence ATGAAACCCAATATATTTTTTACAGCAGACCATCATTTTGGTCACGAAAATATTATAAAATTCTCTGAAAGACCTTTTGAGTCTCCAGAGCAAATGAATGAAGAGCTCATTAAAAGATGGAATGAAAGAATCAATCCCGGAGATACAGTCTACCATTTAGGAGACTTCAGTCTTGGAAAGCCGGATTTTACAAAAGAAATCTTAGATCAGCTGAATGGAAATATCCATTTGATAAAAGGTAATCATGAAGGAGCAGCTTTAACATATCCTAAACGATTTGCTTCCATCAGGGATTATCACGAGCTGAAAATTGATGAACCGGATAATAGCAACGGAAAACAGAAAATCATTCTCTTCCATTACGCCATGCGAACCTGGAATGGCTCCCATCGCGGAGTCTGGCAGTTATATGGACACTCACACGGAACATTACAGGATGATGAAATGGCATTGAGCTTTGATGTAGGAGTAGATTGCCACAATTTTTACCCGATTTCTTACGAAGAAGTGAAGGAAATCATGAAAAAGAAAAAATGGACACCACCATTTGGGCCTCGGGAGTAA
- a CDS encoding TatD family hydrolase, which yields MNTYIDIGINLTNKQFYNEHEEVINRALDNGVDYMILTGTSIRGSKESAAIAEDYPDVLFSTAGIHPHDAKSFNHESINELRKLLKQDHVISVGECGLDFDRDFSPRPAQEKCYKAQLELAIEVNKPLFLHERSAFKRFNEITDDYLSKLPEAVVHCFTGTLDEAKIYLDKGFYLGFTGAVSDEKRFKHLEEVIRYAPLDRIMIETDAPFMLPKNMPRMQNRRNEPSFLPYVAQTIAHLKKVSISEIADETTETARKFFRL from the coding sequence ATGAACACATACATTGATATTGGCATTAACCTGACCAATAAACAGTTCTATAATGAACACGAAGAAGTCATTAATCGCGCTCTGGATAATGGAGTAGATTATATGATCCTCACGGGAACAAGTATCCGCGGAAGCAAAGAATCGGCAGCAATAGCAGAAGATTATCCTGATGTTCTATTTTCAACAGCGGGAATTCATCCTCATGATGCAAAATCTTTTAATCATGAAAGTATTAATGAGCTTAGAAAATTATTGAAGCAGGATCATGTTATTTCAGTAGGAGAATGCGGATTGGATTTTGATCGTGATTTTTCACCAAGACCTGCTCAGGAAAAATGCTATAAAGCTCAGCTGGAATTAGCAATAGAAGTGAATAAACCTCTTTTTCTCCATGAAAGATCTGCTTTTAAAAGGTTTAATGAAATAACGGATGATTATCTTTCCAAACTGCCGGAAGCCGTTGTACATTGCTTTACTGGAACATTAGACGAAGCAAAAATATATCTGGACAAAGGATTTTATCTGGGCTTTACCGGAGCCGTCAGCGATGAAAAAAGATTCAAACATTTAGAAGAAGTGATCCGATATGCCCCTCTGGACAGAATAATGATTGAAACAGACGCTCCCTTCATGCTTCCGAAGAATATGCCGAGAATGCAGAATAGACGAAATGAACCTTCCTTTCTGCCGTATGTAGCACAGACGATTGCCCATTTGAAGAAGGTCAGTATTTCCGAAATTGCAGACGAAACTACAGAAACTGCCAGAAAATTTTTCAGACTATAA
- a CDS encoding AAA family ATPase has product MEELIELLEHTNRSVFLTGKAGTGKTTFLNNFVKETHKKHIIVAPTGIAAINAGGVTIHSLFAIPSRTFVPTTEPVDPNLAMNINELFPHFKYRKEKLDFFREIELIIIDEVSMLRADLLDMMDHSLRRVRRNQLPFGGAQLLLIGDLYQLPPVVRDDSERILSKYYETPFFFSAKALQNLRLITVELTTVYRQQDEEFLEILDAVRHADFRELDFEKLNSRYNPDFEPEDETYIHLCSHNRMADHINQRKLAELGTESLLYKASVIGEFKETQYPIDETLELKVGAQIMFIRNDSSPEKNFYNGKLAEISYLDEDTIKAVLDGSKKEITLTTEVWEQKRYTLDADKNIKTEVLGSFEQYPVRLAWAVTIHKSQGLTFDRVIIDAGRSFASGQVYVALSRCRTLNGIVLKSEISQNAIFRDHRIEDFQNSTNVNDGLLPIIEHEKYDYTLHKVQMTVDAGWLKEAVMNWKDIILTSGIPDPEKANALYDEFERESDHLFKVSEKFKKVIRLKLSDFINGEILWSELEEKCSGAVNFFYKNAAEKILLPLKNLYTETIGTKGLKTFNEETKKFLHDLEEYIERLKACCLLDISLFNKEIEMDTSITVVKKPTHMITFELFDEGMPPFEIAEKRNLTLATVYRHLAKMGLTEVERTFKQ; this is encoded by the coding sequence TTGGAGGAACTCATCGAATTACTTGAACATACCAACAGAAGTGTATTCCTGACAGGAAAAGCAGGAACGGGAAAAACAACCTTCTTGAATAACTTTGTAAAGGAAACACACAAAAAACATATCATCGTTGCCCCCACAGGGATTGCAGCCATTAATGCCGGTGGGGTAACCATACATTCGTTGTTTGCGATTCCTTCACGTACATTTGTGCCTACTACAGAGCCTGTTGATCCTAATCTTGCGATGAATATCAATGAGCTGTTTCCTCATTTTAAGTACAGAAAAGAAAAACTGGATTTTTTTCGGGAGATCGAGCTCATTATCATTGATGAAGTATCCATGCTGAGAGCCGATTTATTAGATATGATGGATCATTCGTTAAGAAGGGTGAGACGAAATCAGTTGCCATTCGGTGGAGCACAGCTGTTGTTAATTGGAGACTTGTATCAGTTACCTCCCGTAGTGAGAGACGATTCTGAACGGATTTTATCAAAATACTACGAAACTCCGTTTTTCTTTTCAGCCAAAGCATTACAAAATCTACGGTTAATTACAGTAGAACTTACGACAGTCTACCGCCAGCAGGATGAAGAATTTCTGGAAATATTGGATGCTGTACGGCATGCAGATTTCCGCGAATTGGATTTTGAAAAACTGAACTCCAGATACAATCCTGATTTTGAGCCAGAAGATGAAACGTATATTCATTTGTGTTCTCATAACCGTATGGCAGATCATATTAACCAGAGAAAACTGGCAGAGCTAGGGACAGAATCATTGTTGTACAAAGCCTCAGTGATTGGTGAATTTAAAGAAACCCAGTATCCGATTGATGAAACTTTAGAACTGAAGGTAGGCGCTCAGATTATGTTCATCAGAAATGATTCATCACCCGAAAAAAACTTTTATAACGGGAAGTTAGCCGAAATTTCCTATCTCGATGAAGACACCATAAAAGCTGTGTTGGATGGAAGTAAGAAAGAAATAACTCTCACTACGGAAGTCTGGGAACAAAAAAGATATACGCTGGATGCCGATAAAAATATTAAAACGGAAGTGCTGGGAAGTTTCGAACAATATCCTGTTCGGTTGGCCTGGGCAGTTACTATTCACAAAAGTCAAGGACTGACATTTGACCGTGTTATCATTGATGCCGGAAGGTCTTTTGCAAGCGGGCAGGTGTATGTCGCATTAAGTCGTTGCCGAACCCTGAATGGAATCGTTTTGAAATCTGAAATTTCACAGAATGCTATATTCAGAGACCATAGGATTGAAGACTTTCAAAATTCTACCAATGTGAATGACGGTTTACTCCCAATCATTGAACATGAAAAATATGATTATACATTGCATAAAGTTCAGATGACAGTAGATGCAGGCTGGTTAAAAGAAGCTGTAATGAACTGGAAAGACATAATCCTTACTTCCGGAATACCAGATCCGGAGAAAGCCAATGCTTTGTATGATGAATTTGAAAGAGAAAGTGACCATCTTTTTAAAGTATCCGAAAAATTTAAAAAAGTCATCCGTTTGAAATTATCAGATTTTATCAATGGAGAAATTCTATGGAGTGAGCTGGAAGAAAAATGTTCTGGTGCTGTTAACTTTTTCTATAAAAATGCAGCAGAAAAAATTTTATTGCCTTTGAAAAACCTTTACACAGAAACGATAGGAACCAAAGGCTTAAAAACCTTCAATGAAGAAACAAAGAAATTTTTACATGACCTGGAAGAATATATTGAAAGACTAAAAGCCTGTTGTCTATTAGATATTTCTTTATTTAACAAAGAAATTGAAATGGATACTTCCATAACAGTTGTTAAAAAGCCAACCCATATGATCACTTTTGAGTTATTTGATGAAGGAATGCCTCCTTTTGAAATTGCTGAAAAAAGAAACCTTACCCTTGCAACGGTATACAGGCATCTTGCAAAAATGGGTTTAACCGAAGTAGAAAGAACTTTTAAACAGTAA
- a CDS encoding DUF434 domain-containing protein has protein sequence MNNRNRGKNTGDDTLFGSEKQIGKLKLAVQDMQYLLTRGYAEKAASDLVGNRYRLKTRQIQVLRGASASEEQIHDRKLKQQDISALKNRTIYLDGFNVLILLESLLSEAYIFEGVDGCLRDLSGVHGTYKRVNQTQRAIELVAIFSKKSQAQKLIWIFDQPVSNSGRIKQIILDFAIENQLNWDVELQFSPDKFLTESSDVIISSDAWILDHCKEWFNLIGYLIKEENLFVNMIQCDEE, from the coding sequence ATGAATAACAGAAACCGCGGAAAAAATACAGGCGATGACACCCTGTTCGGTTCAGAAAAACAGATCGGTAAGCTAAAACTTGCTGTTCAGGATATGCAGTATTTACTCACAAGAGGATATGCAGAAAAAGCAGCCTCTGATCTTGTCGGAAACAGATACAGATTGAAAACACGACAGATACAAGTGTTGCGAGGAGCTTCTGCATCTGAGGAGCAAATTCATGACCGAAAATTGAAACAACAGGATATTTCAGCTTTGAAAAATAGAACCATTTATCTTGATGGCTTCAATGTGTTGATCTTGTTGGAAAGCCTGTTGTCAGAGGCCTATATTTTTGAAGGAGTTGATGGCTGTCTACGGGATCTTTCCGGTGTTCACGGAACGTATAAGAGGGTGAACCAAACCCAGAGAGCCATAGAACTTGTTGCTATATTTTCTAAAAAATCTCAGGCTCAGAAATTAATCTGGATTTTTGACCAGCCGGTTTCCAATAGTGGAAGAATTAAGCAGATTATTCTTGATTTTGCTATTGAAAATCAACTGAATTGGGATGTTGAATTACAATTCAGTCCGGATAAGTTTCTCACAGAAAGTTCAGACGTTATTATTTCTTCAGATGCCTGGATTCTGGATCATTGCAAAGAATGGTTCAATCTTATTGGCTACCTCATCAAAGAAGAAAATCTCTTCGTTAATATGATACAATGTGATGAAGAATAA
- a CDS encoding tetratricopeptide repeat protein gives MMMNKQKFIDKFMAAFVLLAMFKVIGIAAELFHESFWSVIGNLIIFLIVAFIILMVITALKDKEQKVQNSKRGAPGGGSFYLENSLFDRIRSKYEDLAQKYIEEKDYKKAAKVYMNLLQDYYRGAKTLEEGGFYNEAAAVYLKKLKSKSDAAHCYEKAKQYKKAIDLYKEMEQKEKVGDLYKQMNDLKNAHIYYQMVADDYTTNNQMVKASLVYRKKMEKPEEGQKVLLKGWEEDKDAFNCLNNYFANIFDVKKLESEIQTMYEKTPAYKKMTYLEAMKYEFKKDVKLQPVTRKIAYEIIAEKVENRSEIINELKHFNPGDDVILKDISRFKTARNKMFRN, from the coding sequence ATGATGATGAATAAACAGAAATTTATAGACAAATTCATGGCAGCCTTTGTACTGCTGGCCATGTTTAAAGTGATCGGAATTGCGGCGGAACTTTTCCATGAAAGCTTTTGGAGTGTTATCGGAAACCTGATTATCTTTTTAATTGTTGCCTTTATTATTCTTATGGTCATCACTGCTTTAAAAGATAAAGAACAAAAGGTACAAAACTCAAAAAGAGGAGCTCCCGGAGGAGGTAGTTTTTATCTGGAAAATTCACTATTTGACCGGATCCGAAGCAAATATGAGGATCTTGCCCAAAAATATATAGAAGAAAAAGACTACAAAAAAGCAGCAAAAGTCTATATGAATCTGCTTCAGGATTATTACAGAGGAGCAAAAACCCTGGAAGAAGGTGGATTCTATAACGAAGCCGCCGCAGTATATCTTAAAAAACTAAAAAGTAAATCTGACGCTGCCCATTGTTACGAAAAAGCAAAGCAGTATAAGAAAGCCATTGACTTGTACAAAGAAATGGAACAAAAAGAGAAAGTAGGGGATCTTTACAAGCAAATGAATGATCTTAAAAATGCCCATATCTATTATCAGATGGTTGCAGACGACTATACCACCAATAATCAGATGGTAAAAGCCTCATTGGTATACCGGAAGAAAATGGAAAAGCCTGAAGAGGGCCAAAAAGTATTATTAAAAGGCTGGGAAGAAGATAAAGACGCCTTCAATTGCCTGAACAACTACTTTGCCAATATCTTTGATGTGAAAAAGCTGGAATCAGAAATACAGACGATGTATGAAAAAACACCGGCTTATAAAAAGATGACCTATCTGGAAGCAATGAAGTATGAATTTAAAAAGGATGTGAAATTACAGCCTGTTACACGGAAAATAGCTTACGAAATTATTGCTGAAAAAGTAGAAAACCGCTCAGAAATTATCAATGAACTGAAACATTTTAATCCTGGTGATGATGTCATCCTAAAAGACATTTCAAGATTTAAAACCGCAAGAAATAAAATGTTTAGAAATTAA